The Moraxella osloensis genome contains a region encoding:
- a CDS encoding glycosyltransferase has product MANLDQPIKIFIGCDPNNNDLEQMMVLDYSLHKHTSEPVEIIWMQLSRDPSSVWYSNPQTGEGWHTEKWATPFSGFRWAIPEYCGFSGRAIYMDADMVVLDDIAKLWQHPISDEAILAAKGDGDLMRLCTCVWDCQKAKDYLEPVAQLQTDPESHSKMMAKFKANPQLIQLYQDSFNCVDGEDLAIEDIRILHYSDMGTQFSHKYSLPRLQAEGKTHWFDGQILPHPRQDLVELFDTYYQEAIQAGYSIEIYRTTPFGEFPKKKHKRYKGNVITRTPKVSSWLQSIFQKF; this is encoded by the coding sequence ATGGCTAACTTAGACCAACCTATCAAAATCTTTATCGGCTGTGACCCTAATAACAACGACCTTGAGCAGATGATGGTGCTAGATTATAGCTTGCACAAACATACAAGCGAGCCTGTTGAGATTATCTGGATGCAGTTAAGCCGTGACCCAAGCAGTGTATGGTATTCCAATCCGCAAACAGGCGAGGGCTGGCATACCGAAAAATGGGCGACCCCGTTTTCGGGTTTTCGTTGGGCAATCCCTGAATATTGTGGCTTTAGCGGACGGGCGATTTATATGGATGCCGATATGGTGGTGTTGGACGATATCGCTAAATTGTGGCAGCACCCGATATCCGATGAGGCGATTCTTGCGGCTAAAGGCGATGGCGATTTGATGCGACTGTGCACCTGCGTATGGGATTGCCAAAAAGCTAAGGATTATCTTGAGCCTGTCGCCCAGCTACAAACCGATCCTGAGAGCCATAGCAAAATGATGGCAAAATTTAAAGCCAATCCGCAACTCATACAGCTCTATCAAGACAGTTTTAATTGTGTGGATGGTGAAGATTTAGCGATTGAGGATATTCGGATTTTGCATTATTCGGACATGGGAACGCAGTTTAGCCATAAATATTCCTTACCGCGCTTACAAGCCGAGGGCAAAACGCATTGGTTTGATGGGCAGATTTTGCCGCACCCTCGTCAAGATTTGGTTGAGCTTTTCGATACCTACTATCAAGAGGCGATACAAGCCGGTTATAGTATTGAAATCTATCGCACTACGCCGTTTGGCGAGTTTCCGAAAAAAAAGCATAAACGCTATAAGGGCAATGTCATTACTCGTACACCAAAGGTCTCAAGTTGGTTACAATCAATTTTTCAAAAATTTTAA
- a CDS encoding glycosyltransferase family 25 protein — protein sequence MLKNYVINVATNTERQAHTQQEFGKKNIPFTFFKAVTPIDTDSVYQQLGLIADTSHCTAGEMACLLSHVSLWQRCLDENLDYIGIFEDDIILGESSQKLLTQIDWLKNHQMDFVKLEKTSRRAYLAKPSEFLYSNTHRVYELRSRHINAAGYILSKVGATQLLTFVRGLSQLEAIDILLFDVKKYPKNIITYQILPAIVIQAKKIATTANQALISSDLRKERGTEIKKEKTSL from the coding sequence ATGCTAAAAAACTACGTCATTAATGTCGCCACCAACACTGAACGTCAAGCCCATACTCAGCAAGAGTTTGGCAAGAAAAATATACCTTTTACATTTTTTAAAGCAGTTACCCCGATTGATACGGACAGCGTTTATCAACAGTTAGGGTTGATAGCAGACACATCGCATTGTACCGCAGGTGAGATGGCGTGCTTATTAAGTCATGTCAGCTTATGGCAACGTTGTCTTGATGAAAACTTAGATTATATAGGAATTTTTGAAGATGATATTATACTAGGTGAAAGTAGCCAAAAACTACTTACTCAAATTGACTGGCTAAAAAATCATCAGATGGATTTTGTAAAACTAGAAAAAACTAGTCGCAGAGCATATCTTGCTAAACCAAGTGAGTTTCTATATTCTAATACACATAGGGTGTATGAATTACGCTCTCGTCATATTAATGCCGCAGGATATATATTGTCAAAAGTTGGAGCCACACAATTATTGACATTTGTGCGAGGGTTATCACAGCTAGAAGCGATTGATATTTTATTATTTGATGTCAAAAAATATCCAAAAAACATTATTACCTATCAAATATTACCAGCTATTGTTATTCAAGCCAAAAAAATTGCTACCACTGCTAATCAAGCTTTGATATCTAGTGACTTAAGAAAAGAACGAGGAACTGAAATCAAGAAAGAAAAAACCAGTCTCTAA
- a CDS encoding glycosyltransferase produces the protein MTLPNYTSAPTLPDENRYIICMKWGTKYGAEYVNRLYNMVNRHLTLPFQMVCLTDDSTGIDANVKCYPIPELNLPSNIPERGWKKLTTFSPQLYDLKGTALFLDIDIVIVDNIDCFFTYQAQHDDSVVIIRDWKKPWRMVGNSSVYRFKVGQHTYPNLLSNFEQNFDKIRSQVRHEQAYLSNYLREHHHLEYWDASWCVSFKYQCVQPFPLSFVKPPILPKNAKIVIFHGEVNPPDAIMGKSGKWYRKVLPTNWIRDYWR, from the coding sequence ATGACTTTACCAAATTATACTTCAGCGCCTACTTTGCCCGATGAAAACCGTTACATTATTTGTATGAAATGGGGCACCAAATATGGTGCTGAGTACGTTAATCGCCTGTACAATATGGTAAACAGACATTTGACGTTGCCCTTTCAAATGGTATGTTTGACGGATGATAGCACAGGGATAGATGCCAACGTCAAATGCTACCCAATTCCTGAGCTTAATTTACCCAGTAATATTCCTGAACGTGGCTGGAAAAAACTGACCACCTTTAGCCCTCAATTATATGATTTAAAAGGCACGGCGTTATTTTTGGACATTGATATTGTGATTGTCGATAATATTGATTGCTTTTTTACGTATCAAGCGCAGCACGATGACAGTGTGGTGATTATCCGTGATTGGAAAAAACCGTGGCGCATGGTGGGTAATTCATCGGTGTATCGCTTTAAAGTCGGACAACATACTTATCCGAATCTGTTATCAAATTTTGAGCAAAATTTTGACAAGATTCGTAGCCAAGTACGCCATGAGCAAGCTTATCTATCCAATTATTTGCGTGAACATCATCACCTTGAATATTGGGATGCGTCTTGGTGCGTGAGCTTTAAATACCAATGTGTGCAGCCATTTCCCTTAAGTTTTGTCAAACCGCCTATTCTGCCCAAAAATGCTAAAATAGTCATTTTTCATGGTGAAGTCAATCCACCTGATGCCATCATGGGTAAAAGCGGTAAATGGTATCGTAAGGTATTACCAACCAACTGGATTAGGGATTATTGGCGATGA
- a CDS encoding lysophospholipid acyltransferase family protein codes for MNAFTLLKYVPMWMLYLLAHIASFIISLRRDKSIMKTVDTNLRLVYPELTETQRDQLAKACITNQSKNMVESAKSWAMPPAWSVKQIHTVHHQQVLMQGLQNPNGMLAIVPHLGTWEIMNAWLNQFGAPTIMYKPVKGEQANQFVLQGRQRLNATLVPTDATGVKAIFKTLKAGGFSIILPDHVPDPSGGEVVPFFGIPTLTSTLASKLASKTKCSLVGLTCVRRDDGQGFDIYCDELTDPALYDKNMVTATTAMNHAIERMIDRFPSQYMWGYKRFKGVPGFPVIYNAKPSIALAVRQRYPKLSNHDIINSLT; via the coding sequence ATGAATGCCTTTACTCTCCTCAAATATGTGCCAATGTGGATGCTATATCTATTGGCACATATCGCAAGCTTTATCATTTCACTTCGTCGTGACAAAAGTATCATGAAAACGGTAGATACTAACTTACGACTTGTCTATCCTGAACTCACCGAAACCCAGCGTGACCAGCTTGCCAAAGCCTGTATTACCAATCAAAGCAAAAATATGGTGGAATCGGCTAAAAGCTGGGCGATGCCACCTGCATGGTCGGTTAAACAAATCCATACCGTGCATCATCAACAAGTTTTGATGCAAGGCTTACAAAATCCCAATGGCATGCTTGCAATTGTACCGCATTTGGGAACATGGGAAATCATGAATGCGTGGCTCAACCAGTTTGGTGCACCCACCATCATGTATAAACCCGTGAAAGGTGAACAAGCCAATCAGTTTGTGCTACAAGGGCGTCAGCGCCTAAACGCAACTTTGGTACCAACCGATGCGACTGGGGTCAAAGCGATTTTTAAAACCTTAAAAGCAGGCGGTTTTAGTATCATATTGCCTGACCATGTCCCTGACCCATCTGGCGGTGAAGTGGTGCCTTTTTTTGGTATTCCGACATTGACCAGTACCCTTGCTAGCAAATTAGCCAGTAAAACCAAATGTAGCTTGGTGGGTTTGACCTGTGTACGCCGTGACGATGGACAAGGCTTTGATATTTATTGTGATGAGTTAACTGACCCCGCCTTGTATGACAAAAACATGGTGACAGCGACAACCGCGATGAACCACGCAATCGAGCGGATGATTGACCGTTTCCCCAGTCAATACATGTGGGGCTATAAGCGCTTTAAAGGTGTGCCAGGATTTCCGGTTATTTATAATGCCAAGCCATCCATCGCATTAGCGGTTCGCCAGCGTTATCCAAAACTTAGCAATCATGATATTATCAATTCACTTACTTAA
- the aspS gene encoding aspartate--tRNA ligase, with amino-acid sequence MMRTHYCGLVTENLNDQTITICGWVHRRRDHGGVIFLDMRDREGLLQVVIDPDTPEAFATADSARSEYVLKITGRVRQRYAGTENKNMTSGQVELLAKDIETIATSETPPFPLNDEFTNVSEELRLKYRFLDMRRPEMQERMKFRAKATSTIRRYLDDQGFLDVETPILTRATPEGARDYLVPSRVSNGEFYALPQSPQLFKQLLMVAGFDRYYQIAKCFRDEDLRADRQPEFTQIDIETSFLSDEDIMNIAEGLTKDLFKTMMNIEFDTFPRMTYAEAMRDYASDKPDLRIPMKLIDVADIMQSVEFKVFSGPAKDPKGRVVALRVPNGSEITRKQIDEYTKFVGIYGAKGLAYIKVNDASNINNGVDKESGLQSPIIKNMTDEVLVELIKRTEAQTGDIIFFGADKAKVVNDAMGALRVKLGLDLNMLTCEWAPLWVVDFPMFEETDSGDGLGGKWTSVHHPFTKPKGTVEAMKNNPETALSIAYDMVLNGTEIGGGSLRINTLEMQKAVFEALGISEAEAEEKFSFLLNALKYGAPPHGGLAFGLDRLIMLMTGSQSIRDVIAFPKTKTAECPLTEAPAPVDGKQLRELGIRIREKDSKAPQS; translated from the coding sequence ATGATGCGTACACACTATTGCGGGCTTGTCACCGAAAACTTAAACGACCAAACCATCACTATTTGCGGTTGGGTGCATCGTCGCCGTGACCACGGTGGGGTTATTTTCTTGGATATGCGTGACCGTGAAGGCCTACTGCAAGTGGTCATCGACCCAGATACCCCAGAAGCATTTGCTACAGCAGATAGCGCGCGTTCTGAATATGTGCTCAAAATCACTGGTCGTGTGCGTCAGCGTTATGCCGGTACTGAAAATAAAAACATGACCAGCGGTCAAGTGGAGTTATTGGCAAAAGACATCGAAACAATCGCCACTTCTGAGACGCCGCCATTTCCCCTCAATGATGAGTTCACCAACGTTTCTGAAGAACTGCGCCTAAAATATCGCTTTTTAGACATGCGCCGTCCAGAGATGCAAGAGCGTATGAAGTTTCGCGCCAAAGCCACTTCCACCATTCGCCGTTACCTAGATGACCAAGGTTTCTTGGATGTAGAAACCCCCATCTTGACCCGTGCCACCCCAGAAGGCGCGCGTGATTATTTGGTGCCTAGCCGCGTGTCAAACGGTGAGTTTTACGCATTGCCACAGTCACCTCAGCTATTTAAACAGCTATTGATGGTGGCGGGTTTTGACCGTTATTATCAAATTGCTAAGTGTTTTCGTGATGAAGACTTACGTGCTGACCGCCAGCCAGAATTTACCCAAATCGATATCGAAACCTCATTTTTAAGTGATGAAGATATCATGAACATTGCCGAAGGATTAACAAAAGACTTGTTCAAAACCATGATGAACATTGAATTTGATACCTTCCCGCGTATGACCTACGCTGAAGCCATGCGTGATTATGCGTCTGACAAACCAGACTTGCGTATTCCTATGAAGTTAATTGACGTGGCTGATATCATGCAGTCTGTGGAATTTAAAGTATTTTCAGGCCCTGCTAAAGACCCAAAAGGTCGTGTGGTGGCGCTTCGTGTGCCAAACGGTAGTGAAATTACCCGTAAACAAATTGACGAATATACTAAATTTGTCGGCATCTATGGCGCAAAAGGTCTGGCTTATATCAAAGTCAACGATGCGAGCAACATCAACAACGGTGTCGATAAAGAATCAGGTCTACAATCACCGATTATCAAAAACATGACCGATGAGGTATTAGTCGAGCTGATTAAACGTACCGAGGCGCAAACCGGTGATATCATCTTCTTTGGCGCGGATAAAGCCAAAGTTGTCAATGATGCCATGGGTGCGCTGCGTGTCAAATTGGGTCTAGACCTAAATATGCTAACCTGTGAGTGGGCGCCGCTTTGGGTCGTGGATTTCCCGATGTTTGAAGAAACCGACAGTGGTGATGGGCTGGGGGGTAAATGGACGTCGGTGCATCACCCCTTCACCAAGCCAAAAGGCACGGTTGAAGCGATGAAAAACAACCCAGAAACCGCGCTATCTATCGCTTATGACATGGTATTAAATGGTACTGAAATCGGTGGTGGTTCACTGCGCATCAATACCTTAGAGATGCAAAAAGCGGTATTTGAAGCATTGGGTATTTCTGAAGCTGAAGCCGAAGAGAAATTCTCATTCTTACTTAACGCGCTAAAATACGGTGCACCCCCGCACGGTGGTTTGGCATTCGGTCTTGACCGGTTAATTATGCTAATGACAGGCTCACAATCGATTCGAGACGTCATCGCTTTCCCAAAAACCAAAACAGCTGAATGTCCGCTGACTGAAGCCCCTGCACCTGTGGATGGCAAACAACTGCGTGAATTGGGTATCCGTATACGCGAAAAAGACAGTAAAGCGCCACAATCTTAA
- the sohB gene encoding protease SohB yields MLFQNAKHPLEMKVTHLNKVKAQRKQQLQLQMVNDKGLTSLISRALTDLTKKDNPKKTSKFGLFKNKPANKNCFVLDFHGDIKATEVQQLREEISTLLTVAKPEDEVIVRLESSGGMVHAYGLAAAQLARIKEAGLNLTVCIDKVAASGGYMMACVADKILAAPFAVVGSIGVVAQVPNFHDLLEKHDIDVEVFTAGKYKRTVTVFGENTEEDKQKFQQELEETHKLFKDFVRKYRPNLDVEQVATGEHWYGEDAITRNLVDALQTSDSYILEKMTNSELYAIQSRQKPTIAQKLGISQAAQAVVATAIDKLPDALAKLESAKMPMVKK; encoded by the coding sequence ATGCTATTTCAAAACGCCAAACATCCGCTTGAAATGAAAGTCACCCATTTAAATAAAGTCAAAGCCCAGCGCAAACAACAATTACAATTGCAAATGGTGAATGATAAAGGGTTAACATCACTCATCAGCCGCGCATTGACAGACTTGACGAAAAAAGACAATCCCAAAAAAACCTCAAAATTTGGTCTGTTTAAAAATAAACCCGCCAACAAAAATTGTTTTGTGCTGGATTTTCATGGGGATATAAAAGCCACGGAAGTACAGCAACTGCGTGAAGAAATCAGCACGCTATTGACGGTGGCAAAACCTGAAGATGAAGTCATTGTGCGCCTTGAGTCCTCAGGTGGCATGGTACACGCGTATGGCCTCGCTGCTGCCCAGTTGGCACGTATAAAAGAAGCAGGACTAAACTTAACGGTCTGTATTGATAAAGTCGCCGCCAGTGGTGGCTATATGATGGCGTGTGTGGCTGATAAAATTTTAGCGGCGCCATTTGCGGTAGTTGGCTCGATTGGTGTGGTGGCACAAGTGCCTAATTTTCATGATTTATTAGAAAAACATGACATCGATGTCGAAGTATTTACCGCAGGTAAATACAAACGCACAGTAACCGTTTTTGGTGAAAATACCGAAGAAGATAAGCAAAAATTCCAACAAGAACTGGAAGAAACGCACAAACTATTTAAAGACTTTGTGCGTAAATACCGTCCAAATTTGGATGTTGAACAAGTGGCAACCGGTGAGCATTGGTACGGTGAAGATGCGATAACGCGCAATTTGGTCGATGCCCTGCAAACATCGGACAGTTATATCTTAGAAAAAATGACAAATAGCGAATTGTATGCCATTCAATCTCGCCAAAAACCGACCATCGCGCAAAAGCTAGGCATCTCGCAAGCGGCACAAGCGGTGGTAGCGACGGCGATTGATAAACTACCAGATGCCTTGGCAAAGTTAGAAAGCGCTAAAATGCCGATGGTTAAAAAATAA
- a CDS encoding DUF1543 domain-containing protein: MKLFMLKIGARPPGRLIEQHDVMFVIANSLSETIESVNQHWPEVKNNWHLDAWREVKRVGDYQILLSTDSLSKDGLSKDNALADNIFADDRVDNKLDSQGKQLYFVNLGGYLPGQFEEFHYKTLVVAETLGKATAQVKKTAFYQDYTFDNVDTAKSGVATSHVDDKYQLDLDDIHCVADLLPKDVALTIQPLTEPEKNQLPDDALHIGYLSLKQIKTMID, from the coding sequence ATGAAACTATTTATGTTAAAAATCGGGGCGCGTCCCCCAGGACGACTCATTGAACAGCATGATGTGATGTTTGTGATTGCAAATAGCCTAAGTGAAACAATTGAGAGTGTCAATCAGCACTGGCCGGAAGTCAAAAACAACTGGCACTTAGACGCATGGCGAGAAGTGAAGCGGGTGGGTGATTATCAAATTTTGTTGTCGACAGATAGCTTGTCAAAAGATGGATTGTCAAAAGATAACGCGCTTGCAGATAACATATTTGCAGATGATAGGGTAGATAACAAATTAGATAGTCAAGGCAAACAACTTTATTTTGTCAATTTAGGCGGTTATCTACCGGGTCAATTTGAAGAATTCCATTATAAAACACTTGTGGTAGCTGAGACGCTAGGTAAAGCAACAGCGCAAGTTAAAAAAACGGCATTTTATCAAGACTATACATTTGATAATGTGGATACCGCCAAAAGCGGCGTGGCAACCAGTCATGTAGATGATAAGTATCAACTAGACTTGGATGATATTCACTGTGTGGCTGATTTACTGCCAAAAGACGTGGCATTAACCATTCAGCCATTAACCGAGCCTGAAAAAAATCAGTTACCTGACGATGCGCTGCATATTGGTTATTTAAGTCTCAAGCAAATCAAAACCATGATTGACTAA
- a CDS encoding AAA family ATPase, protein MKQATALDILKTGKNVFLTGSAGAGKTYTINQYLHYLRARDVAVAVTASTGIAATHMNGMTIHSWAGIGISNELTAKDIARIKKRTVVAERIERTKVLVIDEISMLHRQQFELINQVLQAIKENTLPFGGIQLLVAGDFFQLPPIGEPHESNRDKFAFMAQAWLDADFQICYLSEQHRQKTDKTAVAGNTYYGLDLNAILNQIRSQQFTPHIMPALTATAEHVLADNRTRLFTHNVNVQAINEQELGKLTTAAHTFRAWGEGDEKLVETLKKSVRNTPELVLKLGAKVMFIKNNAELNVSNGTMGKVVDFVATTLNKQPNKQTDDSPSKNSPSDNHPSEPLDEQALAADSTALLDAIEQEQQADMADLLDEVNGGQSQQTHPTDEDRDEDDTAAIDTADDKLSELLYPLVELNDGRKVIAEYDSWRIDDEDGEILAAYYHIPLTLAWAITIHKSQGMTLDAAEVDLSKTFEKGQGYVALSRLKQLSGLQLLGVNELSLQLDPLARGADQRFQAISAEQEGEFLTHSKKQLNDLHREFIIQCRGTLDKEKIAAYENRAKQQQKLMEKRRHAVQQLQSLADDAAGVITPTVLETKALLDESLTIAEIAQARNLAQSTVMGHIEKIAEHFPRANIAHLRPEDEWLQPIDKAYQKIAKRDKDNDGKIKIRAIVEELRNAYSYNDVKLALLFLKPHGN, encoded by the coding sequence ATGAAACAAGCCACCGCCCTTGATATCCTTAAAACTGGTAAAAATGTATTTTTAACAGGCTCAGCAGGGGCGGGCAAGACCTATACCATCAATCAGTATTTGCATTATCTGCGCGCAAGGGATGTGGCGGTCGCGGTGACGGCAAGCACAGGCATTGCTGCCACCCACATGAACGGCATGACCATTCACAGCTGGGCAGGCATCGGCATCAGTAACGAGTTAACTGCCAAAGACATCGCCCGAATCAAAAAACGCACGGTGGTTGCGGAGCGCATTGAGCGCACCAAAGTATTGGTGATTGATGAAATCTCGATGCTGCATCGACAGCAATTTGAGCTGATTAACCAAGTGCTACAAGCCATCAAAGAAAACACACTGCCGTTTGGTGGGATACAGCTATTGGTTGCCGGGGATTTTTTTCAGTTGCCACCGATTGGTGAGCCCCATGAGAGCAACCGTGATAAATTTGCCTTTATGGCGCAAGCTTGGCTGGATGCAGATTTTCAAATTTGCTATTTATCCGAGCAGCACCGTCAGAAAACTGACAAAACAGCGGTGGCAGGCAACACGTATTATGGCTTGGATTTGAATGCGATTTTAAATCAGATTCGTAGCCAGCAGTTTACCCCCCATATCATGCCTGCTTTGACTGCTACGGCTGAGCATGTGCTAGCCGACAACCGTACCCGACTGTTTACCCACAATGTCAACGTGCAAGCCATCAATGAGCAGGAACTTGGCAAACTTACCACAGCGGCGCATACTTTTCGCGCTTGGGGAGAAGGCGATGAAAAGCTGGTCGAGACGCTAAAAAAATCCGTACGCAACACCCCAGAACTCGTGCTCAAACTTGGCGCAAAAGTGATGTTTATCAAAAACAACGCCGAACTCAATGTGTCAAATGGTACCATGGGCAAGGTAGTTGATTTTGTTGCCACCACCCTAAATAAACAACCAAATAAACAAACAGACGATAGTCCATCAAAAAACAGCCCATCAGACAATCACCCATCTGAGCCGCTCGATGAACAAGCGCTGGCAGCAGATTCAACTGCCTTGCTCGATGCCATCGAACAAGAACAACAAGCCGATATGGCAGACTTGCTGGATGAAGTCAATGGCGGTCAATCACAACAAACTCACCCCACTGATGAGGATAGGGATGAGGATGATACCGCCGCGATAGACACAGCTGATGATAAATTATCGGAGTTACTGTACCCCTTGGTTGAGCTCAATGACGGCCGCAAAGTCATCGCCGAATATGATTCATGGCGTATTGATGATGAAGACGGCGAAATACTGGCTGCCTATTATCACATCCCCTTGACGCTGGCATGGGCGATTACCATTCACAAAAGCCAAGGCATGACGCTGGATGCGGCAGAAGTGGATTTGTCGAAAACCTTTGAAAAAGGGCAGGGCTATGTGGCTTTATCACGGTTAAAGCAGCTATCTGGGCTACAATTACTGGGCGTCAATGAATTAAGCTTACAGCTTGATCCCTTAGCGCGTGGCGCCGATCAGCGATTTCAGGCGATCAGTGCAGAGCAAGAAGGTGAATTTTTGACACACAGTAAAAAACAGCTCAATGACCTTCATCGTGAATTTATCATTCAATGCCGGGGTACGCTGGATAAAGAAAAAATCGCTGCGTATGAAAATCGCGCCAAACAACAGCAAAAACTGATGGAAAAACGTCGCCATGCTGTACAGCAGCTGCAATCTTTGGCGGATGATGCGGCAGGCGTCATCACTCCCACGGTGCTTGAAACCAAAGCCTTGCTGGATGAAAGTTTGACCATCGCAGAAATTGCGCAAGCCCGTAATCTAGCCCAATCAACCGTGATGGGGCATATCGAGAAAATTGCTGAGCATTTCCCCCGCGCCAACATAGCGCATCTACGCCCTGAAGACGAATGGCTACAGCCGATTGACAAGGCGTATCAAAAAATAGCCAAACGCGATAAAGATAACGATGGCAAAATCAAAATTCGCGCGATTGTCGAAGAATTAAGAAACGCCTATTCTTATAATGATGTCAAACTTGCCTTGTTGTTTTTAAAACCGCATGGCAATTGA
- a CDS encoding type I glyceraldehyde-3-phosphate dehydrogenase, with amino-acid sequence MNASTIKPFNIAINGFGRIGRNVLRAYIERFCQNPLQLQPLNIVAINDIAEPATLLHLLKYDSTHGRLSAVSDIHVELKTVDLGEKQQHFLLLSQGEFRQKIALIQQPIASKLPWQKLGIDMVLESTGHFRSYEQASQHIIAGAKQVMIGAAPFDHVDASIVVGVNDHELSRDKKILSSVSCTTQALVPLLYVLHHAYGIESAMMTEIHAVTADQTVLDQVHRDLRRARASGHNIIPTTSSSIAAVNRVMPHMAGKVNGYSIRVPTMDVAAIDVTFTFDKATDVTAINQLLKHASRQEFAGIMDYSDEPLVSSDFIHDAHSLVIDSLQTMSVGRQFKVFAWYDNEWGYANRMLDICQTLAKL; translated from the coding sequence TTGAATGCTTCCACCATCAAACCTTTTAACATTGCTATTAATGGCTTTGGTCGTATTGGGCGCAACGTGCTACGTGCTTATATCGAACGGTTTTGTCAAAATCCTTTACAATTACAGCCGTTAAATATCGTCGCCATCAATGATATTGCTGAGCCAGCAACCCTATTACATCTACTCAAATATGACAGTACCCACGGTCGATTATCGGCGGTCAGTGATATCCATGTTGAATTAAAAACAGTGGATTTGGGGGAAAAACAACAGCATTTCTTGCTATTAAGCCAAGGAGAATTTCGGCAAAAAATTGCATTGATACAGCAGCCCATTGCCAGCAAATTACCTTGGCAAAAACTGGGTATCGACATGGTGCTTGAGAGCACGGGTCATTTTCGCAGCTATGAACAGGCGTCGCAGCATATTATCGCGGGCGCCAAGCAGGTGATGATTGGGGCTGCTCCGTTTGATCATGTAGATGCCAGTATCGTAGTGGGCGTCAATGACCATGAGCTTAGCCGTGATAAAAAGATTTTATCCAGCGTGTCGTGTACCACCCAAGCGCTCGTGCCTTTACTATATGTATTGCATCATGCCTATGGTATCGAATCAGCAATGATGACCGAAATCCATGCGGTGACCGCTGACCAAACCGTGCTTGACCAAGTCCACCGTGATTTGCGCCGTGCACGGGCTTCTGGGCATAACATTATCCCAACCACATCAAGTAGTATCGCTGCGGTCAATCGGGTGATGCCGCATATGGCAGGCAAGGTGAATGGGTATTCTATCCGCGTACCGACCATGGATGTCGCGGCAATTGATGTGACATTTACCTTTGACAAAGCCACGGATGTTACCGCTATCAATCAGCTATTAAAACATGCCAGTCGCCAAGAGTTTGCAGGTATCATGGATTACAGTGATGAGCCATTGGTGTCCAGTGACTTTATCCATGATGCGCATTCATTGGTGATTGATAGCTTACAGACCATGAGTGTGGGGCGGCAATTTAAAGTGTTTGCTTGGTATGACAATGAATGGGGCTACGCCAATCGGATGCTCGATATTTGCCAAACCTTAGCGAAACTATAA